From a region of the Gottschalkia purinilytica genome:
- the pstA gene encoding phosphate ABC transporter permease PstA, producing MSNLKRRKIKNKIFHALVFASTLFGVIILAVLLFDIFKDGLKWINFDFFNNFTSRIPTRAGIKAPLLGSLWIILLTTVIAFPVGVGTAIYLEEYAKKNWITNIIQVNISNLAGVPSIVFGILGLAVFVNMFGFGRSILSGALTLALLILPVIIVSSQEALRSVPTELKQGAYALGMTKWKVVTGVVLPYSMPSILTGGILSISRALGETAPLIMVGAVAFVAFTPKSIFDSFSILPMQIYSWTSRPQEEFHGLAAAGIIVLLVILFLSNAIAIILRNKYEDRLKG from the coding sequence GTGAGTAACTTAAAAAGAAGAAAAATAAAAAATAAAATATTTCATGCACTAGTATTTGCTTCTACTTTATTTGGGGTAATAATACTTGCGGTATTGTTATTTGATATATTCAAGGACGGATTAAAGTGGATAAACTTTGATTTTTTCAATAATTTTACTTCAAGGATTCCTACAAGAGCTGGTATAAAGGCTCCTTTACTTGGAAGTCTATGGATCATATTATTAACAACAGTAATTGCTTTTCCTGTTGGAGTAGGAACTGCTATATATCTTGAAGAATATGCGAAAAAAAACTGGATTACAAATATTATTCAAGTTAATATATCTAATTTAGCAGGTGTACCTTCTATAGTATTTGGTATATTAGGTCTCGCTGTATTTGTAAATATGTTTGGATTTGGTAGAAGTATATTATCAGGAGCATTAACACTAGCTTTATTAATTCTTCCTGTAATCATCGTGTCATCTCAGGAAGCACTGAGAAGCGTTCCTACAGAGTTAAAGCAAGGGGCTTATGCGTTAGGCATGACTAAGTGGAAAGTTGTAACAGGTGTTGTGCTACCTTATTCTATGCCTAGCATATTAACAGGAGGAATTTTATCTATATCGAGAGCGTTAGGGGAGACAGCGCCTCTTATTATGGTCGGAGCAGTAGCATTTGTTGCATTTACTCCTAAAAGTATATTCGATTCTTTCTCCATATTACCTATGCAAATATACAGCTGGACTTCAAGACCACAAGAAGAATTTCATGGATTGGCAGCAGCAGGAATTATAGTTCTATTAGTAATTTTATTCTTGTCTAATGCAATAGCTATTATTTTAAGAAATAAATACGAAGATAGATTGAAAGGATAG
- the ychF gene encoding redox-regulated ATPase YchF: MKLGIVGLPNVGKSTLFNAITSAGAESANYPFCTIEPNVGVVAVPDERLEALRKLFDSEKCVPTAIEFFDIAGLVKGASQGEGLGNKFLSHIREVEAIIHVVRCFEDENITHVEGRINPIEDIEIINLELVLADLEVVNRRIEKGQKLVKGDKSYQKELDLLNKIKNTIENGESVRTLDLNEEEQSIIKSFNLLSSKPILYVANISEEELLSNPNNEYVAQVKKYAEKENSEVVVISAQIEAEISELDDEEKKNFLGDLGLQESGLDKLIKSSYKLLGLMSYLTAGPKEVRAWTIQIGTKAPQAAGKIHTDMERGFIRAEVINFKDLLECGGYPKAKEKGLVRLEGKDYVMQDGDVVVFRFNV, translated from the coding sequence ATGAAATTAGGTATTGTAGGTTTACCAAACGTAGGTAAAAGTACTCTTTTTAATGCTATTACTTCAGCAGGTGCAGAGTCAGCTAACTACCCATTCTGTACTATAGAACCTAATGTTGGTGTTGTAGCTGTTCCAGATGAGAGATTAGAAGCTTTAAGAAAGCTTTTTGATTCTGAAAAATGTGTACCTACAGCTATTGAGTTTTTTGACATAGCTGGTCTTGTTAAAGGTGCTAGCCAAGGTGAGGGATTAGGGAACAAGTTCCTTTCACATATAAGAGAGGTTGAAGCCATTATACATGTTGTAAGATGTTTCGAAGATGAAAATATAACTCATGTAGAAGGTAGAATTAACCCTATAGAAGATATAGAAATAATTAACTTAGAACTAGTACTAGCAGATTTAGAAGTAGTAAACAGAAGAATTGAGAAAGGTCAAAAGCTAGTTAAGGGAGATAAATCTTACCAAAAAGAGCTTGATTTACTTAATAAAATTAAAAATACCATTGAAAATGGAGAGTCTGTAAGAACTCTAGACTTAAATGAAGAAGAACAATCTATTATAAAAAGTTTTAACTTACTATCATCTAAACCTATACTATATGTAGCGAATATCTCTGAAGAAGAGTTATTATCAAATCCTAATAATGAATATGTAGCTCAAGTTAAAAAGTATGCTGAAAAAGAAAATTCTGAAGTAGTTGTTATTTCTGCTCAAATAGAAGCTGAAATATCTGAATTAGATGATGAAGAAAAGAAAAACTTTTTAGGTGACTTAGGTCTACAAGAATCTGGGCTAGATAAATTAATAAAATCTAGTTACAAATTATTAGGTCTTATGAGCTATTTAACAGCTGGTCCTAAAGAAGTAAGAGCTTGGACTATACAAATAGGTACTAAAGCTCCTCAAGCAGCAGGAAAAATTCACACTGATATGGAAAGAGGATTTATAAGAGCTGAAGTTATTAACTTCAAAGATTTACTTGAGTGTGGTGGATATCCTAAAGCTAAAGAAAAAGGATTAGTAAGACTTGAAGGTAAAGATTACGTAATGCAGGACGGAGATGTAGTAGTATTTAGATTTAATGTGTAG
- a CDS encoding site-specific integrase, translating to MKHKSKQVQEKLRIGKYYNENDLVFCNIDGIPINPTTITTRFKSILKKVRLEDTRFHDLGHSFATLLLETNEHPKVVQELLGHSSITATLDIYSHVSIR from the coding sequence ATGAAACATAAATCAAAACAAGTGCAAGAAAAACTCCGTATAGGTAAATATTATAATGAAAATGATTTAGTATTTTGTAATATTGATGGAATACCAATTAACCCAACAACGATAACAACTAGATTTAAAAGTATTCTTAAAAAAGTTAGATTAGAGGATACAAGATTCCATGATTTGGGACACTCATTTGCTACTTTGCTATTAGAGACGAATGAACATCCAAAAGTAGTTCAGGAGTTATTAGGTCACAGCAGTATCACAGCAACATTAGATATTTATTCTCATGTTTCAATTAGATAA
- the pstB gene encoding phosphate ABC transporter ATP-binding protein PstB has protein sequence MAVKIKVKNLDFYYNNFHALKNINLDIEENKVTALIGPSGCGKSTFIRILNRMNDLIEGTRHTGDIIFENKDIYHPDVDEVELRKKIGMVFQKPNPFPKTIYENIIFGPKRHGVKSKAKLDEIVEKSLKGAALWNEVKDRLNTSAWSLSGGQQQRLCIARALAMEPDVLLMDEPTSALDPIATSKIEELIEELKKEYTIAIVTHSMQQAGRISDNTAFFLMGELIEFDETKKIFSNPSDKKTEDYITGRFG, from the coding sequence ATGGCTGTAAAAATTAAGGTTAAAAATTTAGATTTTTATTATAATAATTTTCATGCACTTAAAAATATAAATTTAGATATAGAAGAAAATAAAGTTACAGCACTAATCGGACCTTCAGGTTGTGGTAAATCAACGTTTATAAGAATTTTAAATAGAATGAATGATTTAATAGAGGGAACAAGACACACAGGAGATATTATCTTTGAGAATAAAGATATATACCATCCAGATGTGGATGAGGTGGAACTTAGAAAAAAAATAGGAATGGTTTTTCAAAAGCCTAATCCATTTCCAAAGACCATATATGAAAATATAATATTTGGCCCTAAAAGACATGGCGTAAAAAGCAAAGCTAAATTAGACGAAATAGTTGAAAAGAGTCTAAAAGGAGCAGCACTGTGGAATGAAGTTAAAGATAGATTAAATACATCGGCTTGGTCACTATCAGGAGGACAACAACAGAGACTATGTATAGCTAGAGCATTAGCTATGGAACCAGATGTTTTATTAATGGATGAACCAACTTCAGCATTAGATCCTATAGCTACTTCTAAAATAGAAGAATTAATAGAAGAATTAAAAAAAGAATATACTATAGCTATAGTTACTCACTCTATGCAACAGGCTGGAAGAATATCAGATAACACAGCATTCTTTTTAATGGGAGAACTTATAGAATTTGATGAAACTAAAAAGATATTTTCAAACCCTAGTGACAAAAAAACTGAGGATTATATAACAGGAAGATTTGGTTAA
- a CDS encoding ferrochelatase, producing the protein MAYDGMKSTIFLLISFYSLIVVVTNRDKLLEEKIKTIFCIVLPYILSVIFINVRDYNMDLNLLGNALKKDETAVILVYKGESERYSLSKEVLNIKNKNSLSEKIKIPFKLNKVKRNYNLIGKSDYKKETIRFSRELQKSLNENNYNVYIGYMNDNKYIEETIIDVANNGYKNVIVVPIFLTEDSNVLELKSRVENMKLFNLNINIKYTESLWNSKAVLNSYFNKIAKQIETDNTSDTGVVLIGGGEKDYNNEKYIQSIKEDTMFRNKLRLLLQKELNLQEHKVKACWFEYIDPKYEDIVRDMLEYGVSKILIVYTNLSVTDIENNIMADNIINNVEFPDGVSIKIIDGFIDDEKLVQELKNRIEFTNLQK; encoded by the coding sequence TTGGCTTATGATGGAATGAAAAGCACCATTTTTTTACTGATATCATTTTACTCTCTGATTGTAGTAGTTACAAATAGAGATAAACTATTAGAGGAAAAGATTAAGACTATATTTTGCATAGTATTACCTTACATACTATCAGTTATATTTATAAATGTTAGAGACTATAATATGGACTTAAATTTATTAGGAAATGCTTTAAAGAAAGACGAGACAGCAGTTATTTTAGTCTATAAAGGTGAAAGCGAAAGATATAGCTTGAGCAAAGAAGTACTGAATATTAAAAATAAAAATAGTCTTTCAGAAAAGATAAAAATACCATTTAAATTAAATAAAGTAAAAAGAAACTATAATTTAATAGGGAAGAGTGATTATAAAAAAGAAACTATTAGATTTAGCAGAGAACTGCAAAAAAGTCTAAATGAAAATAACTATAATGTCTATATAGGATATATGAATGATAATAAGTACATAGAAGAAACAATAATTGATGTAGCAAATAATGGGTATAAAAATGTAATAGTAGTTCCTATATTTTTAACTGAAGACAGTAATGTTTTAGAATTAAAATCTAGAGTCGAAAACATGAAGCTTTTTAATCTTAATATAAACATAAAGTATACAGAATCTCTATGGAATAGCAAAGCAGTGCTAAATTCATATTTTAATAAAATTGCTAAACAGATTGAAACTGATAATACTTCTGATACAGGAGTTGTACTGATAGGAGGTGGAGAAAAAGACTATAATAATGAAAAGTATATACAGTCAATAAAAGAAGATACTATGTTTAGAAATAAATTAAGATTATTACTTCAAAAGGAATTAAATTTACAAGAACATAAAGTAAAAGCTTGTTGGTTTGAATATATTGATCCTAAATATGAAGATATTGTAAGAGATATGTTAGAATACGGTGTTAGTAAAATATTAATTGTATATACTAATCTATCAGTAACTGACATAGAAAATAATATTATGGCAGATAATATAATAAATAACGTAGAATTCCCAGATGGAGTTAGTATAAAAATAATAGACGGATTTATAGATGATGAAAAATTAGTTCAAGAACTTAAAAATAGAATAGAATTTACGAATCTTCAAAAATAA
- the phoU gene encoding phosphate signaling complex protein PhoU, with protein MRKSYDQKLKDLHFSLLEMGASVEKVIHLSIESLVKQDLEKAEEAIKLDNEVDRMELEIEEQCLELFALQNPLAGDLRKISSIMKIITDLERVGDYGVNIANITKKIGRQKLIKPLVDIPKMAEITKTMVIKSLDSFVKEDKELAIEVAEMDDLVDELYDSICVELLKMVGENKEIIEQVVNLLFIGRYLERIADHTTNICERIIYILTGERVYF; from the coding sequence ATGAGAAAAAGTTATGATCAGAAACTAAAAGATTTACATTTTTCATTATTAGAAATGGGAGCAAGTGTAGAAAAGGTTATACACTTATCTATAGAATCACTTGTAAAACAAGATTTGGAAAAAGCTGAAGAAGCTATAAAGTTAGATAATGAAGTAGATAGAATGGAACTAGAGATAGAAGAACAATGTCTAGAATTATTTGCACTCCAAAATCCTTTAGCAGGAGATTTAAGAAAGATAAGTAGTATAATGAAAATTATAACTGATTTAGAGCGAGTAGGGGATTATGGAGTAAATATAGCTAATATTACAAAAAAAATTGGAAGACAAAAGTTAATAAAACCTCTAGTAGATATACCTAAAATGGCGGAAATAACTAAAACAATGGTAATAAAAAGCTTAGATAGCTTTGTAAAAGAAGATAAAGAGTTAGCAATAGAAGTTGCAGAAATGGATGACTTAGTAGATGAACTTTATGATAGCATATGTGTAGAGCTATTAAAAATGGTCGGAGAAAACAAAGAAATAATAGAGCAAGTCGTGAATTTATTGTTTATAGGAAGATATCTAGAGAGAATAGCAGATCATACAACCAACATTTGTGAAAGAATAATATATATATTAACTGGAGAAAGAGTTTATTTTTAA
- a CDS encoding PstS family phosphate ABC transporter substrate-binding protein, with protein sequence MIKVLKKSKVLTVSAILIMSLSLIFTGCGKSNESSNSGSESANKISGNIEIDGSSTVYPITEAIAEEFQANNQDARVTVGMSGSGGGFKRFTSGETDISNASREIKEEEVTKAKENNIEYTKFDVAYDGISIVVNKENEFVKDLTTDELKKIWEPDSKVKTWKDVRPEWPNEEIRLYGPGTDSGTFDYFTEEIVGESKKIRTDYTASADPNVLVQGVSSDKYSLGYFGYAYYLENKDALKLVSVNGVKPEPKTIQSGEYSPLSRPLFIYASNKSVKEKPQVKEFVKTYLETAKDIVSGIGYIPLEDAKYSEQLKTLENIK encoded by the coding sequence ATGATTAAGGTACTAAAAAAATCAAAAGTATTAACAGTATCTGCAATTTTAATAATGTCTTTATCTTTAATTTTTACAGGGTGCGGAAAATCAAATGAAAGTAGTAATAGTGGATCTGAATCTGCAAATAAAATTTCTGGGAATATAGAGATAGATGGGTCAAGTACGGTGTATCCTATAACAGAGGCAATTGCTGAAGAATTTCAAGCTAATAACCAAGATGCAAGGGTTACTGTTGGAATGTCAGGATCAGGTGGGGGATTTAAGAGATTTACATCAGGAGAAACTGATATTAGTAATGCTTCGAGAGAGATAAAAGAAGAAGAAGTTACTAAAGCTAAAGAAAACAATATAGAATATACTAAATTTGATGTAGCTTATGATGGTATATCAATAGTTGTAAATAAAGAAAATGAATTTGTAAAGGATTTAACTACTGATGAGTTAAAGAAAATTTGGGAACCAGATAGTAAAGTGAAAACTTGGAAAGATGTTAGACCAGAATGGCCAAATGAAGAAATAAGATTATATGGTCCAGGAACTGACTCTGGTACATTTGACTACTTTACAGAAGAAATCGTAGGTGAAAGTAAAAAAATAAGAACGGATTATACGGCTAGTGCAGATCCTAATGTATTAGTACAAGGAGTATCTTCAGATAAGTATTCACTAGGATATTTTGGATATGCATACTATTTAGAAAATAAAGATGCTTTAAAACTTGTATCAGTGAATGGAGTAAAACCTGAACCTAAAACTATACAAAGTGGAGAATATTCACCACTATCTAGACCATTATTTATATATGCTTCAAATAAGTCTGTAAAAGAAAAACCACAAGTAAAAGAATTTGTTAAGACTTACTTAGAAACTGCTAAAGATATAGTGTCAGGAATAGGATATATTCCACTAGAAGATGCTAAATATAGTGAACAACTTAAGACACTAGAAAATATAAAATAG
- the yfmF gene encoding EF-P 5-aminopentanol modification-associated protein YfmF, whose protein sequence is MELKTIRKEIGKGVHLNVLKTDKFKTNIISIYLIRPLDKEEVTKNALLPLVLNRGTKNYNTSLDIQRKLEDLYGANLSIDVSKKGEKHAIRFSIEFIDDKYTNERNIEETISLLIEIIINPILENGKFSTKYIQQEKENLKRRIESKINDKKQYSVDRCIEEMCKDEKFSINRLGYVDDLEKVNADNLYEHYKTVLSTSIIEIDAVGDINITEVEELIKNKFNLERKNIVELPREEVIKKVEKENVVYEDMEISQGKLILGYRTNLPYEDELYNAFMIGNEILGGGPNSKLFLNVREKESLAYYIYSQSFKYKSLMLIVSGIEFENFEKTVDIIKSQVDEVKKGVFTEDDIENAKNSIITSIKALTDDSFSLCEYILAQYLTNDDKTIDEFISNIRKVRKEDIVNAFQNIELDTTYFLKSK, encoded by the coding sequence TTGGAATTAAAAACAATAAGAAAAGAAATAGGGAAAGGAGTACACTTAAATGTACTTAAAACAGATAAATTTAAAACAAATATAATAAGTATATATCTAATAAGACCTTTAGATAAAGAAGAAGTAACTAAGAATGCTTTATTACCATTAGTTTTAAATAGAGGAACTAAAAACTATAACACTTCTTTGGATATACAAAGAAAGTTAGAAGATTTATATGGAGCTAACTTAAGTATAGATGTAAGTAAAAAAGGAGAAAAGCATGCTATTAGATTTAGTATAGAATTTATTGATGATAAATACACGAATGAGAGAAATATAGAAGAAACTATCTCTTTACTCATTGAGATTATAATAAATCCTATATTGGAAAATGGAAAATTTTCAACTAAATACATACAACAAGAAAAAGAAAATTTAAAAAGAAGAATAGAAAGTAAAATAAATGATAAAAAGCAATACTCAGTTGATAGATGTATAGAAGAAATGTGCAAAGATGAAAAATTTAGTATAAACAGATTAGGATATGTAGATGACTTAGAAAAAGTAAATGCTGATAACTTATATGAACACTATAAAACTGTTTTATCTACTAGTATTATAGAAATAGATGCTGTAGGAGACATAAACATAACAGAAGTCGAAGAACTGATAAAAAACAAATTTAATTTAGAAAGAAAAAATATAGTTGAATTACCTAGAGAAGAAGTAATAAAAAAAGTAGAAAAAGAAAATGTAGTATATGAAGATATGGAGATTAGTCAAGGTAAGCTTATATTAGGATATAGAACGAATTTACCATATGAAGATGAGCTATATAATGCATTTATGATAGGTAATGAAATATTAGGAGGAGGACCTAATTCAAAACTATTCTTAAATGTAAGAGAAAAAGAAAGTTTAGCTTACTATATTTATTCTCAATCATTTAAATATAAATCTTTAATGCTTATAGTATCAGGAATTGAGTTTGAAAATTTTGAAAAGACCGTAGATATTATTAAATCACAAGTTGATGAAGTTAAAAAAGGTGTATTTACTGAAGACGATATTGAAAACGCTAAAAATTCAATTATTACTTCTATAAAGGCGTTAACTGATGATAGCTTTTCTTTATGTGAGTATATACTTGCACAATATTTAACTAATGATGATAAAACTATAGATGAGTTTATAAGTAATATAAGAAAAGTTAGAAAAGAAGATATTGTAAATGCCTTTCAAAATATAGAACTAGATACTACTTATTTTTTGAAAAGTAAATAA
- the pstC gene encoding phosphate ABC transporter permease subunit PstC: MRANAIDITDNGVSCKKKLKRRNPFSEILVKIILSLFAGISILTTIAIIIILCKETLGFFQEVSIKEFLTGTEWTALFNPPKFGVLPLLIGTMMISIIGSLIALPIGLGSAIYLSEYASERTRKILKPILEILAGVPTIVYGYFALTFITPVIRNIFPSANVFNALSASIAVGIMIIPMVSSLSEDAMRAVPDSLRQGAYALGCTKLEVATKVVMPAALSSIISSFVLAVSRAIGETMIVTLAAGSMPKFTFNPLENVQTMTAFIVQVASGDVVHGGLAYKTIFAVGMLLFIITLGMNILSRIIIKKYKEEY; this comes from the coding sequence ATGAGAGCCAACGCAATAGACATAACTGATAACGGTGTTAGTTGCAAAAAAAAATTAAAGAGGAGAAATCCCTTTAGTGAAATTTTAGTAAAAATAATATTATCCTTGTTTGCTGGAATATCAATACTAACAACAATAGCAATAATAATTATATTATGTAAGGAGACATTAGGATTTTTTCAAGAAGTATCAATAAAAGAGTTTTTAACAGGAACGGAGTGGACAGCTTTATTTAATCCACCTAAATTTGGTGTGTTGCCTCTATTGATAGGTACAATGATGATTTCTATTATAGGAAGCCTTATAGCTTTACCAATTGGACTTGGAAGTGCTATATATCTTAGCGAATATGCATCGGAAAGAACTAGAAAGATATTAAAACCTATATTAGAAATTTTGGCAGGTGTTCCTACTATAGTTTATGGATATTTCGCACTAACTTTTATAACTCCTGTTATTAGAAATATATTTCCTTCAGCTAATGTATTTAATGCTTTAAGTGCAAGTATAGCTGTTGGTATTATGATTATACCTATGGTGTCTTCTCTAAGTGAGGATGCAATGAGAGCAGTGCCAGATTCTTTAAGACAAGGGGCATATGCGTTAGGATGTACGAAACTTGAAGTAGCTACTAAAGTAGTTATGCCTGCAGCTCTTTCAAGTATAATATCTTCATTTGTATTAGCTGTATCAAGAGCTATAGGTGAAACTATGATCGTTACTTTAGCAGCAGGTTCAATGCCAAAGTTTACTTTTAATCCCCTAGAAAATGTTCAGACTATGACTGCGTTTATAGTTCAAGTTGCTTCAGGAGATGTTGTACATGGAGGATTAGCATATAAAACTATCTTTGCAGTAGGAATGTTATTATTTATTATAACTTTAGGAATGAACATACTTTCAAGAATTATTATAAAGAAATATAAGGAGGAATATTAG